The sequence below is a genomic window from Melioribacteraceae bacterium.
ATAAATAAATATTACCAGACAGACGATAATCAGTGTAATATTTTTAAGTAAACCGAATTGTTTTTCCGATAAGGTCATCGTTCCAGCCAATTTGCCGTTCTAATATTCCTAATTATTGATAAATAATCAATCTAATTTCGATACGGGTCTATTTCTTACGGTTATCAAAAGGAAAGAATTGTCTATATTTACCGGGTAATTTTCAATAAATATGGTAAAAAAATGGCTGATATTAAACTGCTTAATCAGATTAGAGAAAAAGCTTCTCAAAGGAGAAAAACAATTGTTCTGCCCGAATCTCACGATGAAAGAGTTCTACGCGCAGCTGAAATCCTTACAAAAGAAAAAGTTGCATCTATTATTACTTTAGGGAATGAAGAAAAAATCAGAGCCGATGCGCAGAAATTTGGAATCGACCTTCAGGGTGTAAGAATAATCGATCCGGAAAAGTCCGATAAACTGAGCGACTTTTCAAACATTTTTTACAATAAGAGAAAACACAAAGGTGTAACAATCGAACAGGCGAGAGATACAATAAAACGCGATCTCTTCTTTGCCGGTATGATGGTAACTGAAGGTTTGGCTGACGGTAGCGTTGCCGGTTCGTTTGCCACAACAGCCGATGTTACAAGAGCTGCTATTTTCTGTGTCGGACTGAAAGAAGGTATTTCTATTCTTTCGAGCTTCTTTCTGATGGCATATCCCGACAAAGTTTACAGCTTTGCTGATTGCGCCGTAAATCCGAATCCTGACGCATCACAGCTGGCAGACATCGCAATCTCTACAGCCGATAATCACAGAAAACTTACCGGGGAAGAACCTTTCATAGCCATGCTCTCCTTTTCAACGAAAGGAAGCGCAGAACATGAACTTATCGATAAGGTTCGACAGGCTACTAAATTTATAAAAGAAAGAAGACCCGATCTTAAAGTTGATGGTGAACTTCAGTTTGATGCTGCCATTGTTGAAAGCGTTGGTAAAAAGAAAGCACCCGGAAGTGATGTAGCCGGCAGAGCAAATATTCTTGTCTTCCCCGATCTTAATTCGGGAAACATCGGTTATAAAATTGCTCAAAGACTGGGTAAAGCCGAAGCGGTTGGTCCGGTTAACCAGGGAGTTAAAAAACCGTTTTTCGACCTGAGCCGCGGATGCAGCGTTGAAGATATTGTAAATACCGCCGCAATTGCCTGCCTAATGGCTGATTAAAATTCCAACTTATAAGGGCGGTTTCAACCGCCCTTTGTTTTGAACTTATCCTCCTTTTTTTCAGTTTGTAAATAAAATAAATGGAGTACCAATGAAAATCTCAAATTCGATATTTGTGATAATAATGATCCTGTTTTTTTCTTCAAAAGCTCATTCTGCAGCTGAACCATCAATCAATAAAGGAGATAATGTGAAAGGGAATATTTACGATCTAATTGTAAAAGATATGGACGGAAAAAATGTGAAATTATCCGACTTCACCGGTAAAGTATTATTGATAGTTAATGTTGCCAGTAAATGCGGCTATACTCCTCAATATGAAGGTTTACAAAAAATCTATGAAAAGTATAAAGAGAAGGGATTTGAAATACTGGCTTTCCCATGCAATGATTTTAAAGGTCAGGAACCCGGTACCAATGAGGAAATAAAGGAATTCTGTACCTCAACATATGGTGTCAGTTTTAAATTGTTTGATAAAATAAAAGTTCTTGGTGATGACAGAGAACCACTATACCAGCGTTTGATTAATTCCGAATCAGTTGAAAAAGGTGACGTAAAATGGAATTTCGAAAAGTTCTTAATCTCTAAAGACGGTGAAATTGTCGGCCGTTTCAGAAGTAAGGTTAAGCCTGAAAGTGATGAATTAACTTCTGAGATTGAAAAATATCTTTCTAAATAAAATTCTTGAAGGGACGTTTCTTCCAAACGTCCCTTAGTTTTTTTTATTCATCTTCAACTTCAATTTTTACAGTATCGTCTCTTTTTAATTTCGGACGTTCGAACATAACTGTCATCTCTTTATATCTTTCAGAGAGTGAATAATCGACTTGATCCCAGGTAAAACGCCAGGTCCAGTTTCCTCCGAGTGTTGAGGGCACGTTCATTCTTGCTTCGTTCCCCAGATTTAATATATCCTGCATCGGAATTACAACAATATTAGATACAGAAGAGTATGACCGTTTTATTAATTCAAATACAATATCGTTACCGTAATAGTTAAGATATCTTTGTGCCCATTCATAAACCCCGGAATTCTTTTTCTTTTCCGATTCAAAAAATCCCCTTGTCGTTTCATTGTCATGAGAACCGGTATGAATTACGCAATTCGGAATATGATTGTGAGGCAGAAACTTCTTCTCCATATTTTCACCGAATGCGAACTGAAGAATTTTAATTCCAGGAAATTGAAACTTATCCCGGAGTTCTTCGACTGATGGAGTAATAACACCAAGGTCTTCGGCAATTATAGGGAGTTCTCCAAGGTTGTTCTTGATTGTCGAAAAGAGTTTCTCACCGGGTGCTTTTACCCATCTTCCTTTTATTGCTGTTTCTGCATCTCCTGGAATCTCCCAGTAGGCATCAAATCCACGGAAATGATCGATACGGATAATATCAACAAGCTCTAGCAATTTTGAGATTCTTCTTTGCCACCAATGGAAATTATCTTTCTCCATCACTTTCCATCTGTATAACGGATTGCCCCATAACTGTCCGGTTGCGCTGAAATAATCCGGCGGAACGCCTGCTTTAAATTCCAGTGATCCGTCTTCTTTAACTGTAAATTGATCTCTGTTCGACCAGAGGTCGGCGCTGTCGTATGCAATGAAAATCGGAAGGTCGCCGATTACTTTAATTCCTGAATTGTGAACATATTCTTTCAGATTTCTCCATTGTCTGTCGAAAATGAATTGAACAAATTTGAAATACTTTACTTCCGCGGATAATTTTTGTTTCCACTTTTCAACCGCGTCACCTTTTCTGAATGCGATTGAATTATCCCATTGCGACCAGACAACTCCATTATGAAATTCTTTCGCCGCCATAAAAAGCGAAAAATCATCCAACCAGTAATTATTCTTTTCGGAGAACTGATTAAATTCCTCATCGAATTTGTTTTCTATACTTAAGAATTTTGCAAAACTTTTTTTAAGCATTTCAGTTTTATAGTCTATAAGATTCCCGAAATCGATTTTGTGAGAATTGAAATGTGGCGTGTGATCGATGTCGGATTTTTCAAGAAGGCCATCGCGGTATAATAATTCCGGACTGATTAAAAGTGGATTTCCAGCAAATGCGGAAAATGATTGATATGGGGAGTCACCGTATCCCGTAGGTCCGAGAGGGAAAACCTGCCATAAAGTTTGTCCGGCGCTCTTCATAAAATCAACAAATGAATATGCTTCCGGACCAAGATCTCCGATTCCAAATCTGCCAGGTAGTGATGTCGGGTGTAACAGAATTCCTGCCGAGCGTTCTATTTTCATTTTTCACCAATAATTGTGACTTAAATTCCTGTAATAAAATTAGTGAAAAAAACAATATTTTCTTCCAAGTTTTATTTAGTATATTGTTGACGGATGATTGATTAAACAATTGAGCAATTTTTAAAAATATTTTTATCTGATTGCTTCAAAAAAAAAAAATAGTTATGTTGCTCACCCCTTCACATAGTTCATTTTAAAATATTTACATAAAATAATTAACAGTTTTTGTCCGCCGGGACTTAAGACTGAAAGGTTGGAGATTTAAATGAAGATTACTCGTCTATTTACCGTGTCCGGTAAGGATCCGCTTGATTCTTTAGAATTTGTTAAACGAACTTCTGAAATAAAAAATCCTGACGGCTCAATTGTTTTCAGGATGGAAGATGTTGTAGTTCCTAAAGAATGGTCGCAGGTTGCAACCGATGTTTTAGCTCAAAAGTATTTTAGAAAAGCAGGTGTTCCCAGACTCCTACGCAAAATAAAAGAAGATAATGTTCCTAAATGGCTTCAGCCTTCTGCTGCAGATACTAAAACTTTAGAAGAGCTTCCTGAAAAAGACCGGTTCGGATCCGAAACAGATGCCAGGCAGGTTTTTCACCGCCTCGCAGGAACATGGACATACTGGGGATGGAAAGCCGGATACTTCGATACTGAAGAGGATGCAAAAGCTTTTTACGACGAGCATATGTTTATGCTTGCCTCCCAGTTTTCTGCACCAAATTCCCCTCAATGGTTTAATACAGGTTTAAATTGGGCTTATGGTATAAACGGTCCCGCTCAGGGACATTATTATGTTGATTACAAAACCGGTGTTCTTACTTTCTCGGAAGATGCTTACACACATCCTCAGCCGCATGCATGTTTTATTCAGTCAATTGGTGACGATCTTGTTAACGAAGGCGGAATCATGGATCTCTGGGTTCGTGAAGCCCGCTTATTTAAATACGGTTCCGGAACAGGTACTAATTTTTCGAATATCAGAGGTAATAATGAACCTTTGAGCGGAGGCGGAAAATCCTCCGGCCTTATGTCTTTTCTGAAGATAGGGGACCGGTCGGCAGGTGCAATCAAATCAGGAGGTACTACAAGACGTGCAGCTAAAATGGTAACTCTCGATATCGATCATCCGGATATAGATGAATATATAAATTGGAAAGTTGTTGAGGAACAGAAAGTTGCTGCGCTTGTTTCCGGAAGCAGACTTTGCAACCTTCATCTCAATAATATAATTAAAGCATGCTACGCCGAGCATCCTGAAAATGACCGTTTTAATAAACGGACAAATATGCACCTGAGAAAAGCGATTCTTGAAGCAAGGAAGGTGAACGTTCCTGAAAATTATATCGAACGTGTTATAAAACTCGCAAAACTCGGATTTAAATCGATCGAATTTCCTGTCTACGATACAGATTGGAATTCTGAGGCTTATGCAACAGTCTCTGGCCAGAATTCCAATAACTCCGTGAGAGTAACAAATGAATTTATGCAGGCTGTATTGAACGACAGCGATTGGAATCTCTACTGGAGAATTGAAAAAGCAAAATCCGAAAAGGAAAATAGAAAACCGAAAGCCTGCAAAACTCTTCCGGCTAAAAAACTCTGGGATGATATCGCCTTTGCCGCATGGTCCTGTGCCGATCCGGGTTTGCAGTTTGATACTACAATTAATGAATGGCATACCTGCAGGGCAAGCGGTCCAATCCGCGCTTCGAATCCATGCAGCGAATATATGTTCCTTGATGATACTGCTTGCAACCTCGCATCATTGAATCTTGTCTGCTTCTATAACGACGATTCACAGGAATTCAACATCGAAGCATACAGGCACGCCACCCGGCTCTGGACTATTGTTCTTGAAATTAGTGTCCTGATGGCTCAGTATCCCAGCAAAGAGATTGCTCAGAAAAGTTATGAGTACAGAACTCTCGGATTAGGTTATGCTAACCTCGGTTCTCTTTTAATGCGCCAGGGAATTCCTTACGACAGCAAAGAGGCCTACGCAATTTGCGGCGCATTGACAGCAATTATGCATATGAGATCTTATGCTACGTCTGCAGAGATGGCTAAAGAACTTCAGCCATTCCCTAAGTATGAAGAGAATAAAGAACATATGCTCAAGGTGATTCGCAATCATAGAAGAGCCGCGTATAATGTTCCAAAAGAGGAATATGAAGGGTTGTCGATCTATCCGATGGGTATCAACCCGGAATATTGTCCTTCGGACCTGCTCGAAGCTGCTCACGAAGACGCTGACCTGGCTCTTGAACTAGGTGAGCAACACGGATTCCGGAATGCACAGGTTACTGTAATCGCTCCTACTGGTACAATCGGGCTAGTTATGGATTGCGATACCACAGGAATTGAGCCGGATTTCTCACTTGTTAAATTTAAAAAGCTCGCCGGCGGCGGATATTTTAAGATAATTAATCAGTCGATTCCACCTGCACTTAAGAAGATCGGGTACAATGAAGATCAGATAAAAGAAATTGTTAAGTATGCAAAAGGTGCCGGAACACTCGTTGGATGTCCCTATATAAATCATGAATCTCTCAGAGCTAAGGGTTTTACTGATGATGTTCTAAATAAGATTGAAGCCATACTTCCATCTGTATTTGAATTGAGTTTCGCATTCAATAAGTATACTATCGGTGAAAAATTTCTGAAAGGTAATCTTGGTTTCTCCGATGAACAGATTAATGATTTTGGTTTCGATCTGCTTTCCGAACTCGGATTCTCTAAAGAGGAGATCTCTTCGGCTAATGATTACGTTTGCGGTACTATGACTGTCGAAGGCGCTCCGTTCCTAAAACACGAACACTATCCAGTATTCGACTGCGCAAATAAGTGCGGAAAGAAAGGAACACGGTTCATTAAATCCGACGCCCATATTTTCATGATGGCGGCTGCTCAACCTTTCATCTCGGGCGCTATCTCCAAGACTATTAATCTTCCTAACAATGCTTCCATCGAAGATATTAAATATGCCTACTACCAGTCATGGAAACTTGGTGTTAAAGCTAACGCCCTTTATAGAGACGGTTCTAAACTTTCTCAGCCGCTTAATTCTATGACCGAAGAGGAAATTGAGGATCTGATTGAGCGTAAAGAGGAAAACGACATTGTTAAAATTGCAGAAAGAATTATTCATAGATATATCGCCAAGAGAAGAAGATTGCCCGACAGACGTACAGGTTATACTCAGAAAGTAAAAATTAATGGTCAGTCGGTTTATATCAGAACCGGTGAGTATGATAACGGTCAGCTCGGTGAAATATTCATCGATATGCACAAAGAGGGGGCCGCTTTCCGTAGCCTTCTTAACTGCTTTGCGATTTCGATATCACTCGGATTGCAGCACGGAGTTCCTCTTGAAGAATTTGTTGATGCCTTTGTGTTTACGAGGTTTGAACCGAGCGGAGTCGTCTCCGGCCATAAGCGGATTAAAATGGCAACTTCCGTGATCGATTATATATTCAGGGAACTCGCTGTTACCTACCTTAACAGAAACGATCTCTCCCACGTTGAAGATGACGAAATGCCGATAAAAGGAGAATACCGTTCTGTTGTTGAACCCGATTTCGAATCGGAAGAGATTGTAAGCGAAAAAACAATAGAACTGGATCAGCACAGAGTTAATGATGAAATTATGAACGAAAACGAATCTGTTAAAGCTAAGATTAAAATGATTACTCTGAATGATCCTGTAGCCAAAGCACGGGAAAGAGGCTACACGGGCGACATCTGCCCGGAATGCCAGAGTATGACTATGGTGAGGAATGGAACCTGCCTCAAATGCACAACCTGCGGTGCTACTACCGGCTGCAGTTAATTGCAATCTCTAATGAGCTTTTTATGAAAAGGGACTAAAGCATAGTCCCTTTTTCATTATATTTGCATCATGATTTCATTGACTTTTAGGGACAAAAGGGATAGCTTTTCACCCTTAATTTTAAGCGATGATCGCAGAAAATCTTAAGATTGTTGAGGATAGGATTGAGGAAATCTGCCTGAAATCGGGCAGAAATCGCTCTGAAATCAGGTTAATCGGGGTTAGTAAAACCCAGCCGGTTCAAGTGATTAATGAAGCGATCGAAGCCGGAATTAAAGACCTGGGAGAAAATAAAGCTCAGGAATTGAGAGACAAATCTGATCTTATCCAGGCCGACATAAGCTGGCATTTTATTGGTCATCTTCAATCGAATAAAGTTAAATTTGTTATTAAATCGGCACGTTATATTCATTCTGTCGATTCTGTGAAACTGGCCGATGAAATAAATAGAAAAGCTGAATCGATAAATAAAATTCAGAATGTTCTTTTGGAAATCAATACATCAAGCGAAGCTTCAAAGTTCGGTCTGAAAAATGAAGATGAAATTTTCGAAACCGCAAGGTTCTGTCAAAATTCCCGGAATTTGAAACTCGCAGGCTTGATGACAATGGCTCCCTATACGGACGATAAAGATATTTTGAGAAAATGTTTTGTTTCATTGCGTTTGTTAAAAGATAATCTGAACACTGCCGGTTTCGATCTTACTGAATTATCGATGGGTATGACAAACGATTATGAAATTGCAATTGAAGAGGGTGCAACTATGATCAGGATCGGCACTGCAATTTTCGGTGAAAGAAATTATAAATAATATCTGATACTGCTTAAGAGAATTATTAAATAAATATGGAATGAAATGAAATTCACTCCGTTTGGTATTAAGAATCAGGAATTCAATAAATCGGTAAGGGGCTACGATCGCGATGAAGTCCGGGCTTTCCTCGAAAAATTATCCGATGAATTCGAACGCCTTCAGCAGGAAAATGAAAAGCTGAAAGCAGAAATTGAACGGAATGAAGATCAGATCAAGGAATTCAGAAAAATAGAAAAGAATCTTCAGACTGCAATGCTTAGTGCTACGGAGTCGACTACCAAAGCTGTCGACTCGGCTAAAAAACAGACTGCTCTTATGGTAAAAGAGGCAGAGCTGAAAGCAGCACAGATGATTGAGAAAGCGCGGGAAAATGCCAGTTCAATACGCGATGCTGTCCTGAAACTCAGGGAGGAAAAAAAACTTCTTGTCTCCCGTATTAAAGCTATGATCGATTCTCAGGCAAGCCTTCTTGAGTTCAATGTTGATAATATCGAAACAAAAAAAGTTAAGAAGAAGGAAGTGCCGAAAGAGAATCTTAAGAGATCTGATCAGAGTGAAATTGATGTCGACGATATCCTGGAGAAATTACTATGAGCATATTGCTGGAGAAAATTAACGAAACCCTGAAAGTTATCCGTTCAAAAACTTCTAAAGAATATCCGGTCGGAATTATTCTCGGCACCGGATTGGGCGGATTGGTAAAAGAGATTGATATCGATGTGGAAATCGATTATTCAGAACTACCTCATTTCCCGCTCTCAACCGTTGAATCCCATCAGGGCAAACTGATCTTCGGAAAAATAAACGGTAAAGATGTTATAGCCATGCAGGGACGGTTTCATTACTACGAAGGTTATACTATGCAGCAGATTACATACCCTGTAAGAGTATTGAAATTTCTAGGTGTTAATACTCTTCTTGTCTCGAATGCGTGCGGTGGTATGAATCCTCTTTACAAAAGAGGAGACCTGATGCTCATTGTTGATCATATTAATCTGCTCGGAGATAATCCTCTCATCGGGAAAAATGAAGACCGGTTCGGTCCAAGATTTCCGGATATGAGCGAGCCGTACGATCTGGGGATGATTCAACTAGCTGAAAATATAGCACTCAAAAATGAAATCAGAGTTCAGAAAGGGGTTTATGTTGCAGTACCGGGCCCTAACCTCGAAACAAAAGCTGAATACCGGTTCTTAAGAGCTATTGGAGCCGATGTGGTCGGTATGTCTACTGTCCCGGAGAATATTGTTGCCAACCATTCCGGAATGAAGGTCCTCGGCATCAGTATTGTAACCGACGAGTGTTTCCCGGATTCTCTGAAACCCGTTGATGTTAAGGAGATTATTGCCACTGCAATGGAGACTGAACCTAAAATGACTTTGATTATGAAAGAGGTAATAAAAGCACTATGATACAGAGGAAACCGATCTATTATGCGACGGCAGGATTGCTTGCTGTAATAATTTTTGCGTCGAATTTTTTAAGCACCGACCTCTTCAAGGCAGGTTACCAGAATTTTTCTGTCTGGTTTGTCCTGTCTGTCTTTTCATTTGCGTGCGGCTGGCTTATGAATAAAACTCTCGGATACAATCACGGCGGTAAAGTAATTTTCGCTGTCATTGTGTCTTCATCGTTTATCAGCGTACTTCTGGTTTCTATCTTCAACGAATATTTCGGATTGAGTGCTTTGCTCGTCGAAAATATGATCCTCTATATACTTAGAAATATTACACTTGGGTCCATGGCATTTTTCGGTATGGTTGTATGCGAATTACTTATTCTTCAGAGAGAAGGTGATTCCAGTAAGACTAAATTGGAAGAGGTTAGAAGACTGATGGCTAACACCCAGCATGAAGCCAAATTAATAATTGAAGATGCAAGGCTTAAATCCGAACAGATGCTGTATGAAACTCAGCAGACCATTGATGATATGATCGATAGAAAAAATCTGATCGAGATAAGGCTTAAAGAGTTTATTTCGGCTGAAAGAGAGTTAATTAAGAAGTATGAAGCGGAAGAGGATTGATTTTTTTTACTGTTCGGGCAATCCAATTCTTATTCCCGCATTAATAGAAATAATTATAAAAAATCTAAATAAATAACCATAATTCATTTATAGAGACCTGTGATGTTTAAACAGCTTGGCGAAAAAATCAACTATCCTGAGATTGAAGAAGGAATTTTAAAATTCTGGCAGGATCATCAAATTTTTGAAAAAAGTATTTCATCCAGGGATGAAAGTAAACCCTTTACATTTTACGAGGGACCTCCTACGGTTAACGGCCGGCCGGGTATTCATCACGTAATGGCCAGAACTTTGAAGGATCTTGTCTGCAGATATAAAACATTGCAGGGTTTCAGAGTTCATAGAAAAGCCGGCTGGGATACTCACGGTCTTCCGATTGAAATCGCTCTCGAAAAAGACCTTGGCTTTACACAAAAGTCGGATATTGAGAAATTCGGCGTTGCCGAATTCAATAAGAAAGCTAAAGACCTCGTCTATCATCATATCGAGATGAAAGAAGGCTGGCGTACTTTAACTGAAAGAATGGGATACTGGATAAACCTCGACGATCCTTATATCACCTGTACTAATGATTACATCGAGTCCGTCTGGTGGGCACTGTCAGAATATTTTAAGAAAGGTTTGATTTACAAAGGCTTTAAAATTGTTCCGCAATGCCCCCACTGCGAGACACCTCTTTCTTCTCATGAACTTGCTCTCGGTTATGATGATGTTCAGGATCCGAGTGTCTATGTAAAATTCAAATTGAAAGACGAAGATGCTTCTATACTTGTATGGACTACAACACCCTGGACTTTAATTTCTAATGTCGCCCTCGCTGTAGGACCGGATATAGATTACGCCAAAATCAACCATGAGAAACATGGAGTCCTTTATTTAGCAAAAGCAAGACTGGCAGTAATTAAAGAGGATTATACAATTCTTAGCGAGTTGAAAGGCTTGGATCTGCTCGGCAGGAATTATGAACCGCTTTTCTCTTACATCCCGGTTGAAAAAAGAGCCTGGTATGTTGTTTCCGGTGATTTTGTAAGTACCGAAGATGGTACAGGTGTGGTACATATTGCCCCTGCGTTCGGAGCCGACGACTATGAAGTTTCAAAAAAGTTTGACCTACCATTCCTTCAGCCTGTAACTAAGAGCGGACGTTTTACCGAACAGATTACGGATTTCGCTGGAAGGCTTGTTAAGACCATTCAGTTCGAAACGAAAGAGGAAAAAGGGGCCGATCCGGACATTATCAGAAATCTTAAGGAAAGAGGATTGCTCTACAAGGCGACCAATGATTATCTCCATTCCTATCCTCATTGCTGGAGGTGCGATAATCCGCTTATCTATTATGCGCGCGACAGCTGGTATATTAGAACTACAGATGTTGCTAAAAGGATGATTGAACTTAACAATACAATTAACTGGGCTCCTCCTGAAGTCGGCTCTGGAAGATTCGGCAACTGGCTGGAAGAGAATAAGGACTGGTCTCTTTCCCGTGACCGTTACTGGGGAACCCCGCTTCCAATATGGCTTAACGAAGATGGAGAAATGATCTGTATCGGTTCAATCAATGAATTGAAAGAAGGATATGTTGAGCGCAGCGGGAATAAGATATTTGTTAAAGATCTCCCGGCTGAAGAAATTGATCTTCATAAACCTTTTGTTGATGATGTTAAATTCGAGAAAGATGGCAAAGTATATAAACGGACTCCCGAATTGATCGATGTCTGGTTCGACAGCGGCGCAATGCCGTTTGCTCAATTCCATTATCCGTTTGAAAATCAGGAGCTGTTTAAAAATAATTATCCCTGCGACTTTATTTGCGAGGGAATCGATCAGACCCGCGGATGGTTCTATACACTCCATGCTATCGGTACTATGCTTTTTGATTCTGTGACCTTCAAGAACCTTATCGTTAATGAATTGATTCTGGATAAGGAAGGACAGAAAATGTCCAAGAGCAAAGGAAATACCGTCGATCCTTTTATTCTATTCGATAAATACGGTGCCGATGCGACTCGCTGGTATCTTGTAACTACCAGCCCTCCCTGGAAACCTACATTGTTCGATGAGGAAGGAATTGTTGAAGTACAGAGGAAATTCTTCGGTACTCTTCTTAATACTTATTCGTTCTTTACATTATATGCTAACATCGACAGGTTCGATCACTCAGAACCTCTGGTCCCGTATGAAGAACGACCTGAAATTGACCGGTGGATTATCTCGAAGCTTAGCTCCCTTGTTAAAGAATATGAAGAATTGATGAACCAGTATGATGTTACAAAAGCTGCCCGTCAGATCTCTAATTTTACAATCGATCAGCTTTCAAACTGGTACGTAAGAAGAAGCCGCCGGCGTTTCTGGAAATCGGAAATAAATAAAAATAAACTTTCGGCTTATCAGACGTTGTACGAGTGCCTCGTTACAATTGCGAAAATTTCTTCTCCGTTCATCCCGTTTGTTGCCGAGGAATTGTATCAGAGCCTTAACAGCCAAACTAAACTCGAAAAATCCGAATCGGTTCACCTTGCTCGGTTCCCGCAGCCTTCATTTATTGATCTTCAGCTCGAAGAGAAAATGGATGTTGCTCAGCGTGTTGTTTATCTGACCCGTTCAATGAGGGCAAAACACAATCTTAAGGTCCGTCAACCTCTCAAGAAAATTATGGTTGTGGTTGATAAGGACAGACGGGAAGCGCTTGAGAAAATGAAGGATGTGGTTCTGGAAGAAATTAATGTCAAAGAAATGATCTCTCTTGAGGATGATTCGGGCATTGTTAACAAATCTGCAAAA
It includes:
- a CDS encoding purine-nucleoside phosphorylase; this encodes MSILLEKINETLKVIRSKTSKEYPVGIILGTGLGGLVKEIDIDVEIDYSELPHFPLSTVESHQGKLIFGKINGKDVIAMQGRFHYYEGYTMQQITYPVRVLKFLGVNTLLVSNACGGMNPLYKRGDLMLIVDHINLLGDNPLIGKNEDRFGPRFPDMSEPYDLGMIQLAENIALKNEIRVQKGVYVAVPGPNLETKAEYRFLRAIGADVVGMSTVPENIVANHSGMKVLGISIVTDECFPDSLKPVDVKEIIATAMETEPKMTLIMKEVIKAL
- the ileS gene encoding isoleucine--tRNA ligase — translated: MFKQLGEKINYPEIEEGILKFWQDHQIFEKSISSRDESKPFTFYEGPPTVNGRPGIHHVMARTLKDLVCRYKTLQGFRVHRKAGWDTHGLPIEIALEKDLGFTQKSDIEKFGVAEFNKKAKDLVYHHIEMKEGWRTLTERMGYWINLDDPYITCTNDYIESVWWALSEYFKKGLIYKGFKIVPQCPHCETPLSSHELALGYDDVQDPSVYVKFKLKDEDASILVWTTTPWTLISNVALAVGPDIDYAKINHEKHGVLYLAKARLAVIKEDYTILSELKGLDLLGRNYEPLFSYIPVEKRAWYVVSGDFVSTEDGTGVVHIAPAFGADDYEVSKKFDLPFLQPVTKSGRFTEQITDFAGRLVKTIQFETKEEKGADPDIIRNLKERGLLYKATNDYLHSYPHCWRCDNPLIYYARDSWYIRTTDVAKRMIELNNTINWAPPEVGSGRFGNWLEENKDWSLSRDRYWGTPLPIWLNEDGEMICIGSINELKEGYVERSGNKIFVKDLPAEEIDLHKPFVDDVKFEKDGKVYKRTPELIDVWFDSGAMPFAQFHYPFENQELFKNNYPCDFICEGIDQTRGWFYTLHAIGTMLFDSVTFKNLIVNELILDKEGQKMSKSKGNTVDPFILFDKYGADATRWYLVTTSPPWKPTLFDEEGIVEVQRKFFGTLLNTYSFFTLYANIDRFDHSEPLVPYEERPEIDRWIISKLSSLVKEYEELMNQYDVTKAARQISNFTIDQLSNWYVRRSRRRFWKSEINKNKLSAYQTLYECLVTIAKISSPFIPFVAEELYQSLNSQTKLEKSESVHLARFPQPSFIDLQLEEKMDVAQRVVYLTRSMRAKHNLKVRQPLKKIMVVVDKDRREALEKMKDVVLEEINVKEMISLEDDSGIVNKSAKPNFKVVGPKYGKLVKALTSAIKDLDKRAIDTLDKTGEYELQIQGESVKISREDVEILSHEIEGWLVESGEGVTVAIDTELTEDLIAEGYAREFVNRVQNMRKDSGLDVIDRINLYAKGDEKLLAYINNFSEYIANEVLAENIKINEEIEGYSQEWKIGDYDCSITIVKVKF